In a single window of the Maridesulfovibrio bastinii DSM 16055 genome:
- a CDS encoding damage-control phosphatase ARMT1 family protein encodes MKTHLECLPCFLNMTLRGVRTACPGEVDIHEKVLKAWAKGFAEADLTNSPPELVGRFFRETSSLIGGIDIFKDYKDEANARVLELLPEVRERVLQSDDVLLAAMGISILGNYMDSSVAGNFNWEDELDQMEKGIDRELYQEFLDKVFNSGKLMILGDNAGEIGLDTILVGLLKEKGVEVTYVVRGSHILNDATFEDAKLVGMMDICEVITSGVDTPGTVLPVCTDEFVKRFEKAGVILSKGQGNFEALWGSVPGVYYAFKVKCPVVAEITGHPIRTSLFCKEN; translated from the coding sequence GTGAAAACCCACCTCGAATGTTTACCATGTTTTTTGAATATGACTTTGCGTGGAGTCCGTACCGCATGCCCCGGTGAAGTTGATATCCATGAGAAAGTTCTAAAGGCGTGGGCCAAAGGATTTGCAGAAGCGGATTTAACAAATTCACCCCCGGAGCTGGTTGGTCGTTTTTTCAGGGAAACATCATCCCTAATCGGGGGAATTGATATTTTTAAAGACTACAAGGATGAAGCCAACGCTAGAGTTCTGGAGCTTTTACCTGAAGTCAGGGAACGGGTTCTGCAAAGTGACGACGTCCTTCTGGCAGCAATGGGGATTTCAATTCTGGGGAATTACATGGACAGCAGTGTTGCCGGTAATTTTAATTGGGAAGACGAGCTGGACCAGATGGAAAAGGGAATTGACCGGGAGTTGTATCAGGAATTTCTGGATAAGGTTTTTAATTCAGGAAAGCTGATGATACTCGGGGATAATGCCGGTGAGATTGGTCTTGATACTATTCTGGTCGGCTTATTGAAAGAGAAGGGTGTGGAAGTCACCTATGTGGTCAGAGGTTCTCATATTTTAAATGACGCAACTTTTGAAGATGCAAAACTTGTTGGTATGATGGATATATGTGAAGTCATAACCAGCGGAGTGGATACTCCCGGCACAGTTCTGCCCGTCTGCACTGATGAATTTGTTAAACGCTTTGAAAAAGCCGGAGTTATCCTTAGTAAGGGGCAGGGGAATTTTGAAGCATTATGGGGATCAGTCCCCGGTGTTTACTATGCTTTCAAAGTAAAATGTCCTGTTGTTGCTGAGATCACCGGGCATCCCATAAGAACATCATTGTTTTGCAAAGAAAATTAA
- a CDS encoding P-loop NTPase, translating to MRIAIASGKGGTGKTTVAVNLAAYLDSQDIDTGFIDCDVEEPNAHFFLKPELGPAKEETLPVPEIITDKCLGESCKKCIEQCRFKSLIWMVSEVLVFAELCHGCGLCELACPADAITEGKRVVGTTSTGKAGDINFATALLKIGEAMSPPLIKAVKKADSKSEVVITDCPPGTSCPVIEAIEGSDFVVLVTEPTPFGLHDLDLAVQLLKILKYKFGVVINRSGMGDNSVEEYLNKNNIPLLGSLPHSRDAASTYSSGDLLWDKIPGFKQEYEKIWNSIIKLTSGAA from the coding sequence ATGAGGATAGCAATAGCAAGCGGCAAAGGCGGAACCGGTAAAACCACTGTCGCTGTAAATCTGGCCGCCTACCTTGACTCACAGGATATTGATACCGGATTTATCGACTGTGATGTTGAAGAACCTAATGCACATTTTTTTCTAAAGCCCGAGCTAGGACCCGCCAAAGAAGAAACTCTCCCTGTTCCTGAAATTATAACAGATAAATGCCTTGGAGAGTCCTGCAAAAAATGTATTGAGCAATGCCGTTTTAAATCGCTCATCTGGATGGTCAGCGAGGTTCTGGTATTTGCTGAACTGTGTCACGGATGCGGATTGTGCGAGCTGGCATGTCCTGCTGATGCGATAACCGAAGGAAAAAGAGTTGTCGGGACAACTTCCACAGGAAAAGCTGGCGATATAAATTTTGCCACAGCCCTTTTGAAAATAGGTGAAGCCATGTCGCCCCCTCTCATCAAGGCGGTAAAAAAGGCAGACAGCAAAAGTGAAGTGGTTATTACAGACTGCCCTCCAGGAACTTCCTGCCCGGTGATAGAAGCAATAGAAGGCTCTGATTTTGTAGTTCTTGTTACTGAACCAACTCCTTTCGGACTGCATGATCTTGATCTGGCCGTTCAGCTGCTGAAAATACTCAAATACAAATTCGGAGTTGTTATCAACCGTTCAGGCATGGGCGACAACAGTGTTGAAGAATATTTGAACAAGAACAATATTCCTCTTCTCGGATCTCTGCCTCATAGTCGCGACGCCGCCTCAACCTACTCTTCCGGTGATCTGCTCTGGGATAAAATTCCCGGATTCAAACAGGAATACGAAAAAATCTGGAATTCAATAATCAAACTCACAAGCGGAGCCGCATAA
- a CDS encoding ATP-binding protein gives MKQIVVISGKGGTGKTSVVSGLASVGPKKVLSDCDVDAADLHLILKPDVLETNDFFSGERPEISADKCTSCGLCAEHCRFDAISDDFQIIPEKCEGCGVCSYVCPADAVSTLPRKCGQWFISDTRFGKMVHAALGIGEENSGKLVTTVRNASAEVAEKEGVELVLVDGSPGVGCPVIASLTNADMALLVAEPTVTAMHDLERVHSLTKHFRLPSMAIINKCGLNPELEETIRKFCTENDVTLAGELPYDRTFTRAQLEKKSIVEYDPDGLGKKIEQIWNSIELKL, from the coding sequence ATGAAACAGATAGTAGTGATAAGCGGGAAAGGCGGAACCGGTAAAACAAGCGTAGTGTCAGGGCTGGCATCGGTAGGACCCAAAAAAGTTCTTTCTGACTGCGATGTCGATGCTGCTGACCTGCATCTTATTTTGAAACCTGATGTTCTGGAAACAAACGACTTTTTCAGTGGTGAACGTCCTGAAATTTCAGCAGATAAATGCACTTCCTGTGGTCTTTGTGCTGAACACTGTCGTTTTGATGCTATTTCGGATGATTTTCAGATCATACCTGAAAAATGTGAAGGCTGCGGGGTCTGCTCTTATGTCTGCCCTGCTGATGCCGTATCAACATTACCAAGAAAATGCGGACAATGGTTTATTTCCGACACTCGATTCGGAAAGATGGTTCACGCAGCACTCGGTATAGGCGAAGAAAATTCCGGTAAGCTGGTTACCACGGTGAGAAACGCCTCTGCTGAAGTTGCAGAAAAAGAAGGAGTTGAACTGGTACTGGTAGATGGATCACCGGGTGTTGGTTGTCCGGTAATAGCATCACTGACCAATGCCGACATGGCTCTTTTAGTAGCTGAACCAACGGTAACAGCAATGCATGACCTTGAGAGGGTCCATTCATTGACTAAACATTTCAGGTTACCGTCTATGGCCATTATCAATAAATGCGGGCTTAATCCCGAACTTGAAGAGACAATTAGAAAATTCTGCACTGAAAACGATGTCACTCTGGCAGGAGAACTGCCCTACGACAGAACTTTCACCCGTGCCCAGTTGGAGAAGAAATCAATAGTTGAATATGATCCAGACGGTCTGGGTAAAAAGATCGAACAGATATGGAATTCAATTGAACTCAAACTCTAA
- a CDS encoding CGGC domain-containing protein, protein MSEEKVLVIGCTHTMDTACIGCSRCMVGFNRKAGEFERYDDSDELTAILGCGGCPGSSIVQRMALIKLWNGPMGEVPTKVHIAPCIAMHCPHKDTLIEKIQAKAGVEVIIGTHPFQPKDIFAV, encoded by the coding sequence ATGTCTGAAGAAAAAGTTCTGGTAATAGGTTGTACTCATACCATGGATACGGCCTGTATAGGATGTTCACGCTGTATGGTGGGATTCAACCGCAAGGCGGGAGAATTTGAGAGGTATGATGATAGTGACGAGCTCACAGCCATACTTGGATGCGGAGGATGTCCGGGTAGCTCTATTGTGCAGCGCATGGCTTTAATAAAACTCTGGAATGGACCCATGGGTGAAGTTCCGACAAAAGTACACATTGCCCCATGCATTGCCATGCACTGTCCTCACAAGGATACCCTTATTGAAAAAATTCAGGCGAAAGCCGGAGTTGAAGTTATTATTGGAACACATCCGTTTCAGCCCAAGGATATCTTTGCTGTATAG
- a CDS encoding FmdB family zinc ribbon protein → MPIYEYKCLSCGELYEEITLGSQNGKCPFCGSGDREKVLSPSSSLTNSNKSIPGKGDTACCGGSPGASGCIPGSCCGKNR, encoded by the coding sequence ATGCCCATTTATGAATACAAATGTCTGTCATGCGGAGAATTATATGAGGAAATCACACTTGGATCGCAAAATGGTAAGTGTCCATTCTGCGGTTCAGGGGACAGAGAAAAAGTTCTTTCTCCAAGTTCAAGTCTGACTAACTCAAATAAATCTATCCCCGGAAAAGGTGATACAGCCTGTTGCGGGGGAAGCCCCGGAGCTTCAGGTTGTATTCCGGGATCATGTTGCGGAAAGAACAGGTAA
- a CDS encoding LpxI family protein: MIEKPTTIGLIAGGGQFPLLVAKGAAAQGHRVVAVLFKGHSNEQVSDSVSDSIFLKLGQLTKLIKYFKKNHVTHVVMAGTINKPKALDVRPDFRAARIIFKLATKGDDALLRAIASEFESEDMEVIGPHSFAPDLLTPEGLISNRKPSEIEASDLVFGWKVAHELGRMDIGQTIVVREGIVCSVEALEGTDEAIRRGCKLGGKNCSIVKVFKPGQEDRIDMPSIGLRTIQLMKDSGATCLGVEAGKSLFFDLDEAVKLADKAGISIVGLTEDWISANSVDQ; this comes from the coding sequence ATGATTGAAAAACCGACGACTATCGGACTAATCGCGGGAGGGGGACAATTCCCCCTCCTGGTTGCAAAAGGAGCCGCAGCCCAGGGACACAGGGTTGTGGCTGTTTTATTTAAAGGGCATTCCAACGAACAGGTTTCGGACAGTGTTTCCGACTCTATTTTTTTAAAGCTGGGACAACTTACCAAGCTCATAAAATATTTCAAAAAAAATCATGTCACCCATGTGGTTATGGCTGGAACAATCAACAAGCCGAAAGCTCTTGATGTTCGTCCTGATTTTCGTGCTGCCAGAATTATCTTCAAGCTGGCGACAAAGGGTGATGATGCCCTGCTTAGGGCAATAGCCTCGGAATTTGAATCTGAGGATATGGAAGTCATAGGTCCGCATTCTTTTGCGCCGGATCTTTTGACTCCGGAAGGGCTTATAAGCAATCGCAAACCAAGTGAGATTGAGGCTTCCGACCTTGTTTTCGGCTGGAAGGTAGCCCATGAATTAGGCCGGATGGATATCGGGCAGACAATTGTTGTCCGTGAGGGGATAGTCTGCTCAGTAGAGGCTCTTGAAGGAACGGATGAAGCGATTCGCCGCGGATGTAAACTTGGTGGTAAAAACTGTTCTATCGTTAAAGTTTTCAAACCGGGACAGGAAGACCGGATAGATATGCCGAGTATCGGTCTTAGAACCATCCAACTGATGAAAGACTCCGGTGCAACATGTCTTGGAGTTGAAGCCGGTAAGAGTCTTTTTTTTGATCTTGATGAAGCTGTTAAACTTGCAGATAAAGCAGGAATTTCTATAGTCGGCCTCACCGAAGACTGGATTTCAGCAAATTCAGTGGATCAATAA
- the lpxA gene encoding acyl-ACP--UDP-N-acetylglucosamine O-acyltransferase translates to MANNIHPTAIVSPKAELGDNISIGPFCVIDDNTVIGDNCTLDSYVQIKEYTRMGSGNTVHSHTTLGGPPQHLAFKNEPTTVEIGNDNIIREYVTIHRGTTQGHGYTSVGSNCMLMAYVHIAHDCRVGDYVIMANASSLAGHVEVGNKVMISGMSGIHQFVRIGDYAFLGAMGGFVKDVPPYMLATGVRALLHGPNTIGLRRHGFDTPTCNGLKKAYRIIFRSGLTREESLQMAESEFPDSKEVANLIKFIRESERGICPAQVRNYPVD, encoded by the coding sequence GTGGCAAACAATATCCACCCTACGGCTATCGTCAGTCCCAAGGCCGAACTTGGAGATAATATCTCCATCGGTCCATTTTGTGTTATCGATGACAATACTGTCATAGGTGATAACTGCACTCTTGATTCTTATGTACAGATCAAGGAATACACCCGTATGGGCAGTGGAAATACAGTTCATTCCCATACAACTCTTGGTGGACCGCCTCAACATCTGGCTTTTAAAAATGAGCCTACAACTGTTGAAATTGGTAATGATAACATTATCCGCGAATATGTGACCATACATCGCGGAACCACTCAGGGTCACGGTTATACCTCGGTCGGCAGCAATTGCATGTTGATGGCTTACGTTCACATTGCACATGACTGTCGTGTGGGAGATTATGTGATTATGGCTAATGCTTCCAGCCTTGCAGGACATGTTGAAGTTGGAAATAAAGTTATGATCAGCGGTATGTCCGGTATTCATCAGTTTGTTAGAATTGGTGATTATGCGTTTCTCGGAGCTATGGGCGGATTTGTTAAAGATGTTCCGCCGTATATGCTTGCTACCGGAGTTAGAGCTCTGCTGCATGGTCCTAATACCATAGGGCTTAGAAGGCATGGTTTTGATACCCCCACCTGTAATGGGTTGAAGAAAGCTTACAGAATCATTTTCCGTTCCGGCCTGACTCGTGAGGAATCATTGCAGATGGCTGAATCGGAATTTCCTGATTCAAAAGAAGTTGCTAATCTTATTAAGTTTATTCGTGAAAGTGAGCGTGGCATTTGTCCTGCTCAAGTTCGTAATTATCCTGTTGATTAA
- the fabZ gene encoding 3-hydroxyacyl-ACP dehydratase FabZ → MSSEVLENLNIRDILKMLPHRYPFLLVDRVVELKKGESIKAYKNVTVNEPFFQGHFPGLPVMPGVLIIESLAQAGGLIVLNSGEIDTEGKIFLFTGIDKVKFRRPVVPGDRLDLEIKNVRHKMHIWKMSAVATVNGEVAAQAEVAAAIVDKESL, encoded by the coding sequence ATGAGTTCTGAAGTACTTGAAAATTTGAATATAAGAGACATCCTGAAGATGCTTCCGCATCGCTATCCTTTTCTGCTTGTAGACCGGGTTGTCGAACTTAAAAAAGGTGAATCAATAAAGGCTTATAAGAATGTAACGGTTAATGAACCTTTTTTTCAGGGTCATTTTCCGGGACTTCCTGTTATGCCTGGTGTTCTGATTATTGAGTCTCTGGCTCAGGCCGGAGGATTGATTGTTCTGAATTCCGGAGAAATTGATACTGAAGGTAAGATCTTTCTGTTTACCGGAATAGACAAGGTTAAATTTCGCAGACCTGTTGTTCCGGGAGACAGACTTGACCTTGAAATAAAAAATGTGCGTCATAAAATGCACATCTGGAAGATGTCTGCTGTTGCGACAGTAAATGGTGAAGTAGCAGCGCAAGCTGAGGTTGCCGCTGCAATCGTTGATAAGGAGAGCCTGTAG
- the lpxD gene encoding UDP-3-O-(3-hydroxymyristoyl)glucosamine N-acyltransferase → MLLSELAGLLGLEVAGIDKDITGVNTLDKAGPTELSFLANKKYEQQLQSTRAAAVVVEKKYAEQIESALISENPYQDLARAMHIFSKPQGCLEGQHELAFVHETAEVNETATLYPFCFVGASSVIGAGTKIFSGVYVGENCNIGAGCIIYPNCVIMAGTKIGAGVIIQPGAVIGGDGFGYAQVSGQHVKIPQIGNVEIGDQVEIGANAAVDRAALDVTKVGSGTKIDNLVQVAHNVQIGSSCLLISQSGVAGSTKIGDGVVIAAQAGLVDNISVGDGAIIGAQAGVSNNVAPGFIGSGSPLLDKRSYLRSYSSIKKLPKISRSVSSLEKRIAKLEEMLNQGK, encoded by the coding sequence ATGCTTTTATCAGAACTAGCCGGATTACTCGGTCTTGAGGTGGCTGGTATAGATAAGGATATCACAGGCGTGAATACCCTTGATAAGGCTGGTCCTACCGAGTTGTCTTTTCTTGCGAATAAAAAATATGAACAGCAGTTGCAGTCCACAAGGGCTGCAGCTGTTGTGGTTGAAAAGAAATATGCCGAGCAGATTGAATCAGCTTTGATCAGTGAAAATCCGTATCAGGATCTTGCCCGTGCGATGCATATATTTTCCAAGCCTCAAGGCTGCCTTGAGGGACAGCATGAGCTGGCCTTTGTACATGAAACTGCTGAAGTAAACGAAACAGCTACTTTATATCCGTTTTGTTTTGTCGGAGCTTCTTCAGTTATTGGTGCAGGCACTAAAATTTTTTCGGGAGTATATGTAGGCGAAAACTGTAATATCGGTGCAGGCTGCATTATTTATCCTAATTGTGTTATCATGGCCGGTACAAAAATCGGAGCTGGAGTTATTATTCAGCCCGGTGCTGTTATCGGTGGTGATGGATTCGGCTATGCTCAGGTTTCCGGACAGCATGTTAAAATTCCCCAGATCGGGAATGTTGAAATCGGAGATCAGGTTGAGATCGGCGCAAATGCCGCTGTGGACAGAGCCGCTCTCGATGTAACAAAAGTCGGTTCCGGAACAAAAATCGATAACCTTGTGCAGGTTGCTCATAACGTTCAGATAGGTTCCAGCTGCCTTTTGATATCTCAGTCTGGTGTGGCAGGGAGCACGAAGATTGGTGACGGAGTTGTTATAGCAGCTCAGGCCGGTCTTGTAGACAATATTTCTGTCGGTGATGGCGCTATAATTGGTGCTCAGGCAGGAGTGTCAAATAATGTTGCTCCAGGATTTATCGGTAGTGGTTCCCCTTTACTTGATAAAAGATCTTACCTCAGATCTTATTCTTCTATAAAGAAACTGCCGAAAATTAGTCGCTCTGTTTCTTCTCTTGAAAAGAGAATTGCCAAACTGGAAGAAATGTTGAACCAAGGAAAATAG
- a CDS encoding OmpH family outer membrane protein codes for MRKVLFAVLVLVLGFQVNAFAAPQKIGAASMGILLRDSDAGKAVQTKLKAKFKDSTEEIKSKQEELKSLQAEIKKQALVLSLEARQDKELEYKTKVRNYQDLARVTQRKFQAAQDAMLKPVSALLEKVVNKYAKDNGYSMIFDASAGFLYVDEGANLTKKIMVEFNKAYKAGGVK; via the coding sequence ATGCGCAAGGTTTTGTTTGCAGTTCTGGTTCTGGTTCTTGGTTTTCAGGTGAATGCTTTTGCTGCACCGCAAAAGATAGGAGCTGCTTCAATGGGCATTCTGCTTAGAGATTCTGACGCTGGTAAGGCTGTCCAGACTAAGCTCAAAGCTAAATTTAAAGATTCTACTGAAGAGATTAAGTCCAAACAGGAAGAATTGAAGAGTCTTCAGGCTGAAATTAAGAAACAGGCCCTTGTTCTTTCTCTGGAAGCCAGACAGGATAAAGAGCTCGAATATAAGACTAAGGTCCGTAATTATCAGGATCTTGCACGTGTTACCCAGAGAAAGTTTCAGGCTGCTCAGGATGCAATGCTGAAACCTGTTTCAGCTCTTCTTGAAAAAGTTGTGAATAAGTATGCAAAAGATAATGGCTATTCTATGATTTTTGATGCCAGTGCCGGCTTCCTGTATGTTGATGAAGGAGCTAATCTTACTAAAAAAATTATGGTTGAATTCAACAAAGCCTACAAAGCCGGTGGAGTAAAATAG